From a region of the Primulina eburnea isolate SZY01 chromosome 7, ASM2296580v1, whole genome shotgun sequence genome:
- the LOC140836067 gene encoding uncharacterized protein, with product MSAEISSRRINFHVNGCSNLHLPCIRPAYYLSREHCKVDRSQRFLKSISKYGISTAISTSKNFLPRASSSSDPSTAPWKKWLLGVLFTVILPAAGHKGGLFVGLKAKIDKAIETVEVVTDVVEEIAEETDKIVEEVESKLPGDSKLKKTLDKLDNLTKKAVDEAKQAEDIIHKVREVEQDIEDELSKASKDEIKK from the exons ATGAGTGCCGAAATCTCAAGCCGACGTATCAACTTCCATGTTAACGGTTGCAGCAATCTCCATCTTCCGTGTATTCGGCCGGCGTACTACCTCTCTCGAGAACACTGTAAGGTCGATCGATCTCAGAGGTTCTTGAAATCCATCTCCAAATATGGGATCTCTAC GGCTATCAGTACTTCAAAGAACTTTCTGCCCAGGGCATCATCTTCTTCAGATCCTTCTACCGCACCATG GAAAAAATGGTTGTTAGGCGTACTATTTACAGTGATTCTACCTGCAGCTGGCCACAAAGGAGGACTCTTCGTAGGACTTAAAG CTAAGATCGACAAAGCTATAGAAACGGTGGAGGTTGTGACGGACGTGGTGGAAGAGATAGCGGAGGAAACGGACAAGATCGTGGAGGAGGTTGAGTCGAAGCTCCCCGGAGATTCGAAGCTTAAGAAAACACTGGATAAGTTAGATAATCTTACTAAAAAAGCAGTCGATGAAGCCAAACAAGCTGAAGATATTATCCACAAG GTAAGAGAAGTGGAGCAAGACATAGAAGACGAATTGTCGAAAGCCAGTAAAGATGAAATCAAAAAGTAA